Genomic window (Nitrospirota bacterium):
AGGCGCACTACCTCTACGCCGCCAACATGGGCAGCGCCGCGGACACGAAGGGTATCGCCGCCTCGCTCCTTGCACTGGACGACATCAAAACCCATGCGAAACGGACCCTGGAGCTGCAGAAAGACCACGTGGGCGCGCTCCACATGGCCGGCATGATGTTGGAAGAATTGCCCCAGTTCCTAGGCGGCAACCAAGCCGTCGCCCTCGACTACCTGAAAAAGGCCGTATCCATCGATCCCAGCTATTCCCATGCCCGGCTGGATTTGGCCAAGATGTACGTCAAACGCCGCGACCCGGAATCGGCGCAGCGTGAACTGCACGCGATCATCGCGATGGACCACCCGAGCGACGCCTATGCCTGGGCCCGCCGGTACCGTCCGGAAGCGGAAAAACTCCTGGCCACGTTGAAGCCGGGGGAGTCTGCCGGAGCCAACGCCAAGTAAGCGGACGGTTTCACACGAGGAGTTCCCAACCTATGAAGCTGATTACCCTAACACTGATGCTCAGCCTGATTGTGGCCGGTCCTGCCCTGGCGGACGGCAACCACCAGCACGGCGGGCACGCCCCCACCCTGGAAGAAAAAACCACGGTCACCCTGGAAGGCAACACCCTGACCCTCACCTTCGGGCCGATGGACCTGCCGACCGGCCACGACGGCGACCTCGCCGCCAGCATCCCCAAACATATCTTCCAGATCCTCAAGGATCGCCACATGGTCGGCTACAAATCGGCCATCTTCACGAAGGACGGGAAACCCCTGCCACGCCAGTGGCTTCACCACGTCCTGCTGATGAACCTCGACAAGGACAGCGTGTCCTGTCCGGGCGAGCCGCTGTTCTTCGCCGGAGCCGGCATGGAAATGACCGAAACGAAGTTCCCCGCCGGCTACGGGGTCAGGCTTGAAAAGGACAAGAAGCTGATGGTCGTGGTGGCCTTCTACCACAAGGCCCTGCCCACGAAGGACGTCATGGCCACGTTCACGATGGAACTGGCCCCGGAAGGGGCGCCCGTGCAGGACATGGACGTGTATCAGGTCGGCGTCAACATCGTCTGTTACAGCAAGTTCGATCAACGGGGCCCGAACCAGACCGACGAGGGGATCATCATCAACCCCGGCTTGCAGGTGCAGTCGGCCCCGCTCAAGTTCAACATGGACGGCTGCGTGAAGTTCGCCTATCCCCACGGCCATGATCAGTTGCTGCTCATCGCGCTGGACAATAAGACCACCAAGAAGACGCTGCTCCGGACCGTGCCGGACGTCGAAGCGGACGGCAACTTCCGGGCCTTCCAGCCCCACCAAGTCTACAAAGACGATCGCGGCTTTTCCGTGAACACTCGCGACGACTATGAGATGACCATGGTCTACCATCGCCCCTTGCACGACCCGGAGGAGGGGCACGGTATGGGCAACTATCTGCTCTACATGACGCCGGGAACCTGCCCGGGGGATGCGTCGGCCGCGGCGGCGCGCTGAGAAAGGACTCCCATGTCACTGTTCGACCGTCTATCGGAAGATTTGAAGCAAGCCATGCGGAGCAAGGACCAGCTCCGCATGGACGTGATCCGCATGATCAAGGCCGCGGCGCTGAACAAGGAGATCGAGCTTAAGAAGGACCTGGACGACGCGGACCTGAGCCGCATCATGACCCAGCTCATCAAGCAGCGCAAAGAGTCGGTCGAGCAGTATCAGAAAGCCAAGCGGGACGACCTGGCCGGCAAAGAACTCAAAGAGATCGCCATCATCGAAGGCTACCTG
Coding sequences:
- a CDS encoding tetratricopeptide repeat protein; amino-acid sequence: MAGLYLEIGEELYTEKPRKLAAFEEGARLAKRAIELDDKNAEAHYLYAANMGSAADTKGIAASLLALDDIKTHAKRTLELQKDHVGALHMAGMMLEELPQFLGGNQAVALDYLKKAVSIDPSYSHARLDLAKMYVKRRDPESAQRELHAIIAMDHPSDAYAWARRYRPEAEKLLATLKPGESAGANAK
- a CDS encoding GatB/YqeY domain-containing protein; this encodes MSLFDRLSEDLKQAMRSKDQLRMDVIRMIKAAALNKEIELKKDLDDADLSRIMTQLIKQRKESVEQYQKAKRDDLAGKELKEIAIIEGYLPKALSADEIAQAIAAAIQETGATSLKDMGAVMKAVMARLVGQTVDGKQVSELVRTKLT